A portion of the Malania oleifera isolate guangnan ecotype guangnan chromosome 3, ASM2987363v1, whole genome shotgun sequence genome contains these proteins:
- the LOC131151805 gene encoding cytochrome P450 81C13-like codes for MDILYCYLALFLSLLLFRLQLRPRRISPPTPFALPIIGHLHLIKNPLHVALERLSLRYGPILNLRLGVLPIVVVSSPSAVEECFTKNDIIFANRPQSLAGDVLSYDYTSLAFAPYGHLWRSLRRLTVVEIFSSNSIQKFSAIRKEEVRDFLRRLYEVSKSGSQKVELRYFFSLLTFNVLMRIIAGKRSIEGKAATTDMGIRQHLQELREAFLPSLSMNMCDFLPILRWVGYKGLEKNMVKMCRKRDKFLQNLIDEVRQKKASNSFNCTPNMESGKKITVIENLLSLQEFEPEFYSDNLIKSITALMFVAGTDTSAITLEWAMSLLLDHPKVVEKVRAEIDNHVEHERLIDELDLSKLPYLRCIVYETLRLYPPGPLLLPHFSSGDCTLGGYDIPQRTVLLVNVWALHRDPKVWEEPEKFKPERFEGTEGDREGFKFIPFGVGRRACPGAGMGMRIVSLALGAVIQCFEWEKVGQEVDMSCNFATTMARAEPLEVVCAPRQNFFKLLSQL; via the exons ATGGATATCTTATACTGTTATCTTGCTCTCTTCTTGTCACTTCTCCTTTTCCGACTTCAACTTCGTCCCCGCCGAATTTCACCACCGACCCCATTTGCTCTTCCAATAATTGGCCACCTTCACCTCATTAAGAACCCACTCCACGTAGCACTCGAGAGACTATCACTCCGATACGGTCCCATATTAAATCTCCGGCTCGGTGTCCTGCCTATCGTCGTCGTGTCTTCTCCCTCTGCTGTTGAGGAGTGCTTCACCAAGAACGACATAATATTTGCAAACCGACCGCAATCTCTCGCTGGGGATGTCCTTAGTTACGATTATACATCCCTCGCATTTGCTCCATATGGTCACCTTTGGCGAAGTCTTCGTCGCCTCACAGTCGTTGAAATCTTCTCCTCAAACAGCATCCAGAAATTTTCTGCCATCCGTAAAGAAGAAGTTCGTGACTTTCTTCGCCGACTTTATGAAGTCTCAAAGAGTGGAAGCCAAAAGGTGGAGCTGAGGTATTTTTTCTCCCTTCTAACGTTCAATGTTCTCATGAGGATAATTGCAGGAAAGCGCAGCATTGAAGGAAAGGCTGCAACCACCGATATGGGAATCAGGCAGCATCTGCAAGAACTCAGAGAGGCTTTCCTTCCGTCCCTGTCAATGAATATGTGTGACTTCCTGCCAATATTGAGATGGGTTGGGTACAAAGGATTGGAGAAGAATATGGTCAAGATGTGTAGGAAAAGAGATAAATTTCTGCAGAATTTGATAGATGAGGTTCGACAAAAGAAAGCATCTAATTCATTCAATTGCACTCCCAATATGGAAAGCGGAAAGAAGATAACAGTGATTGAAAATCTATTGTCCCTCCAAGAATTTGAACCTGAATTCTATTCAGACAATCTCATCAAAAGCATAACAGCG CTTATGTTTGTTGCAGGAACTGATACATCAGCCATCACTTTAGAGTGGGCAATGTCTCTTCTACTGGATCACCCAAAGGTAGTAGAGAAGGTGCGAGCGGAGATTGATAACCATGTCGAACATGAGCGCTTAATTGACGAGTTGGACCTTTCCAAACTTCCTTATCTCCGTTGCATAGTATATGAGACTCTTAGATTATATCCTCCAGGGCCGCTATTACTTCCCCATTTTTCATCTGGTGATTGCACACTCGGAGGATACGACATACCGCAACGAACAGTTCTGTTGGTGAATGTTTGGGCTCTTCACAGAGATCCCAAAGTATGGGAGGAGCCCGAAAAGTTCAAGCCAGAGAGGTTTGAGGGCACTGAGGGGGACAGAGAAGGGTTCAAATTTATTCCTTTTGGAGTGGGGCGGAGGGCGTGTCCAGGAGCTGGCATGGGCATGCGGATAGTTTCATTGGCATTGGGTGCAGTGATTCAGTGTTTCGAGTGGGAAAAGGTTGGGCAGGAGGTGGACATGAGCTGTAATTTTGCCACGACTATGGCCAGGGCTGAGCCATTGGAGGTTGTGTGCGCCCCACGCCAGAATTTTTTTAAACTACTATCGCAACTATGA